The Coffea arabica cultivar ET-39 chromosome 2c, Coffea Arabica ET-39 HiFi, whole genome shotgun sequence genome includes the window tcaagataatagcattcacttaactggtaatttcacttgcaagagtagtaaggaattccgtatctctaggagttttctagtgttaattttcattacttttatatttatggttgtctagataataaaggagttcgaaaatcaccagtaattgcaatcttccctaTGTGAttgacccttaataccctatactcgctcacgattcgtatacttgcgatagatcgcgtgtggggtatttaggagtttataaatgtaaaacttgattgtgaatgagttaattgtatatgtataccccgcgcacgTCATTCGCATTTGCCGAATGCGATTTATTATTGAATTTCTAATTTtgcaaaaatctaaaaaaaaaacaattgctTCAGAGACCTCGCATTTAACATATGCGAGATTTGAAaccttttgattttttaatattaataaattcaagctcatcattttttttttataaattcaagcaaattgtttttgtttttctgttgAGTGTGggttttgctttttattttataaaattatgGAGAATGAATTTTTAGGTTATCATCCATTAATCTTGAATTTCACGTACTGAGTACTAATATGACCTAATCCCATAATCGGATTCGTGCGTGTTGTAAATCCCTTTTAAATTCAACCACTTCCCATGCTATCTAAGTATGCCTAGATAGACAATAACTTGCTTAACAATAGGGATTTACTTAGATAGCATGGGAATCCGATTTAGGAGCTCACAATCATTTTTGTTTTCGAATTGACATTCATCATAGAGGAATaaatccttttttgtttttaattataGATTTGTGAAAAAAATCTATAATTTGAACATAAAAAGTTGTACGACAATACTACAAAATTTAATTATTCAAAATAGAATATAGTCCTTGTAGATAAAATAATCAATCAAGACTAAGCCCGAACCAAATTAGCCTTGATTGGAGTGCTAATCGCGACTTAGCAAGGAAAGTGAAGAAAACACGACTTAGCAATGCAAGTGGAGAAAATGCAACTTAGCAAAAGTTGCGTTTTGATAAGTCACGTTTTCTTCAAGTTCCTTGCAGAAATGAAAATGCGACTTCGCATTTAGCActaactttaaaaaatatattttttttacagcTCACATTTAGCAAAATGGCTTCCACACAAGTTCCTTTCAAAGTTCCACTCTTTTGAGCAAATACCAAATTTGTGAGGtctggttttctttttctttttttttttgggacttTGCGGGTCTAAATATTCAGAGTGACTTCGCATTCAGGAGTTCGCATTTGTTGAATGCGAAGATCCCTTGGACAGAATTCCATACTAAAAATGCCCcctttgtagaaattttttgaaattcatcataaattttgaattttctctTACTCAAGACAGGCGGCTGCTGTAGTCCTATTTTCCCTCCTCCTGTTCGCTCTTCACCGTCGACATTTTTTTGAAGGTGGGTTTCCTCTTGACGCCTCTTCTCCACTCTCTTCTTCCCCATCTCCGGCCTACCACCGTCTACAGCTAGCCCAGGGGTCTCACCCTcgtttatctttttttgtcctaatcaaaaccctagagTGGGGCAGAGGGTGAGAAAAAACAGTAAAAAACTTTTTTGTCCTAGTCAAAACCCTCGTTTATTTCCCACCCTCGTTGTTCTTTTTACTGTTTTTGATCTTTTTTAGGCTTACGTATCAATACTTGTTTGGattaattttgggtcaatttctGTTTACGTGTCAATTCCCCTAAAttgtacacttttttttttttgcgtgaGGATCAGTGATAAGAACACTTAGAGCATAGGAAATAAGAAAACTGGATTGTTCTCTCTCCCTCCATCCCTTTGATGCATAGCAATTTTCCCATCCCTCTGCGTTGCTGCGATAACCTACACCCTCTCAAATCTTAGCCATCATCATATGTGTTAATCCTTCTAACCTTACTTctcattgcttttttttttttaattcaagcaAATTGTTAATAACTAACAGAAATCTTATGCTGTTTTTTTTAGGTTTGATTAACAGTCGAGCAACACCAACATTCAAGTAAGATTTTCCATTCGTATTGGTGTTTCCATTTGGTTAGTTGGTAATTCTGCAAGTTTTTAATACACAGACAAGGGCTGGTATTCTAAAGAATGTGCAGACAATATGCATTCATAGATGCATTATAGAAGAAATTATGGTTTCTGAATAagctgtgatttttttttttgttggtcgTAAAAGCTAAAAATGCTGGGATGTCTGTTGTTATGGTTCCTAATCCTAGGTTGGACAACTTATATCATGAAATTGCTGATCAGGTTCTGAGTTCCCTACTGGATTTCAACCCCAAAGATTGGGGGCTGCCTCCATTTAAAAACTTAAGGAAGCCAATATACTTTCTTTTCAAAGTGGATTCTTAAGATTTCAACACTATTGGCCGTGCAACCAAACTGTGAACGCGCAAACAGATCACTTTATTGCGCGTAAAAGGATTCACAGACTTCAAGTTGAGTAATGATTGACTATCATAGAAAAGAGAAGTTTTTGGTTATTGGTATCACTTCTAATTGCTATAGGAATGTTTTTATGTTTGTGATGATCATATCATGAGAattaacttttaaaaaaaattaggcaTTCAGAACCTCTAATCTTGTAAGCCGGCCACCTGCAgttgtgttttatgtgtttatagCTATTCTGATTTTAAATTAGTTGTTTTCTCATGTTGGTTGCATGTCCTCAGTTAGAACTCAAATTTagataaatgaaagaaaagctTGGAACTGATCCTTTATCACGAGTGATAAGCTAATGCTCTCACAGTGGATAGAAAGAAACTTAATTGTTGAAAATTATTGCATTAGAATATGCAATGcagattttttttccattttggaGTACCTCTTGGTTGTGCTAGCATTTATATACTTCTCATGGCTGTTTAATATAACAAAATAGTTCAACATGGTTGTACTTCTCACAACAACCGGTTGAATGGAGGTGTTTGCGTGATTGCTATATTATCtttgtttgatttcttttgGCATATGCAGTCATGTTTCTTTGTTAGAATTAATGCATGTTCTTTTATGAATATGTGACTAGTTTATTGTGAAATTACTTTTGATAGATTGAGAATGTTTCATGTGTTATATCCATTgatggaaagaaaaagaaaaagaaaatgaattagtGGGCCCAAGTTGAGATTTTCATATTGCGTTgacaggaaaataaaaaaaagaaactaactTTTTGGGACAAGAATTTGTTTCCGGGATCTTTTTTATCCTGGGATATTTTGATACCGAACTGTACCTAGTGTGGTACAATATAATGGTTGGAGTTTTTCATTTTGGTAAGAGACATGTATGAATGCCGCCATTCTTGCTGCCGACTAGCACCATATTTGACTTGTTGAGTTGGATATATGCAGATGACAGAGATGGCAGAGGCTGGGAAATCTGACCTTTTGGAACTCACAAATGAACAGTTGAATCACTATACAGCCGGATTTAGCgaagaaaattttttgggtcaaacaATGTTTGGTATGTTATTTCGAGGCAAGATCATCAATGTCCCAGAGGTAGGACAGACAAAGGAGGTGATTGTGAAGATATGGAAGAACCAAAAAAGTTTGTACATCGATGGAATTGATAAGTGCTCCAGATTGAAGGTTTGTTTCCTGATATCCTGTTGTTGTCCATTTAGTCTTTGCAGCCCTTTTTTTTCGAGCTTCCTCTGCATTTCCCATTTTTCTGTAattggaaaaattcattttttggatgTAGGACGAAGTACGTGTCTTGCAGCAGCCAAGAATGAGGAGTCATCCCAATTTGGTGAATTTGATAGGGTATAGTGACCAGGAAGAGCCTCTGGGAGTTGTTTACGACCTGAATCCGCGGGATATACTGCAAAATCTGCTGGTTCAAGGTACTTACTGATCCAGTGTTAGAGATGATTTGCTGGTTCCGTTAACTTAAATTCCCTCCCATAGAAATTGGCATCTCTTTCATACAAAATGTATATGAGCTAGTgttccaaatttattttttctgaCTTGTTTCTTTAGCTTCCAAAACGTCTTAACTGTTGTTGAGGTAGAAGAAGTAAACTGTTTGGGATTGCAGCTGCCCTCCCCCCATCTTAATGACTTTGTTATTCCAGATGACTTCGGTTGGCTACAAAGAATTAAGGTTGCTCTAGGATTTGCTCGCTTGCTAGAGTTTTTGACCGACAATGGTGCAGAATATTTGGTTCGTAAGATTGATGCGACCCAAGTAATGATTGATCAGGTTCTTATTTGTGTGTCTGTTGTGCAATATTTGTTGTGCTTTCACATTTTTTATGCATGTTTCTCAAACTTTCACCGTTATCGTTCATCATTTGGTGTTAGGACTATAACCCCCTGCTATTTGAATTTGTACCACTGAGTGATGGTGTTGTGAGTGATATGTCTAGTTTGTGGAAAAGGAGGCTAAGGGGAGCTGTTCTTAGACAATCGTCTAATGCTGGTACGCAAACCCTGTTCTGAGGATTGTTTCTGACGAATTGACTAGTTAAATACGTTATCTTCATTTTGGTTACAAGTCTCATCTCGTCCTGCTGCCGAATGCTTGCCAATTCAATCCACTGAAATAAAATGTTTCTTGTCTTCCTTTCCGAAATTCCCTGGAATTGCTTGACAGGTTCAGAGACGTGTCTAGATTGTGATGTCTATGGATATGGTGTTATACTTGTGAGTTTAATAGCCAAAAGAGTTGCAGACAAGGAAAGGCCAGGCGAGACTTCAGTGGATCTCTGGGCTCGGGAAGCTTATATGCCAAAGAAGTCATTCCTCACTAGAAAGCCACAAGGTTCACTTGTTAATGCAACCTTTGAGAATGATCCTAATTTTGATAAGCGGGACGGACCAAAAATTACAGATCTAGCAATGCGCTGTATTCAATGGGACAAACCGCCAAACATGAAGGAAGTTGTTCAGCGTTTGGAGGGTTTACACGTTGCGAAAGATCATAGTGAGGCGCTTGCTTTTAACAGTTGAATTTCTGAATGATTGGGTTAAAGCTATAGCAAAGATTCAGGTTCTTGATCAGATGAACTTTAATCTCTTACCAAATGTTATCAAAATGTGATTACTTTTTATACACCATcaatgtaaatttttttttatatacatatacaaGTAGGTTTAGATGAATATCACATCATTTACTGTTCAAATTTTAATCTTCTAAAAGCCTTTTGAGTATCTAAAGTAGCTCACTTCTTCACTAGACTAATTGCATGCTTTGTGTGAGCACCGAGTCAGTTAAACTCTTTAAAGTCATCCTTCAACAAGCTATTACTCGAATTGgctccactttttttttttgttaagcaTATAGAAAAATCACTTAAATTTGCTCTATTTCCGATTTCAATATTCGAAAATGAAGTTTAAATTACTAGATATTTGATCTCATTTCGCTTATAATACATTAAAGCGAATAATTAACTAAAAGATTTCCACTTTATGATAACAAACACCTGGCCAATTATGAGTTTCTTTTAGGTTGATAGCATTTTCTAATAATTGTTAAAACTTTATACCGGTATTTTGTAGTTTTAAATGTGCACCTTTATGTATTCTGTATGGTTCGCTGGTAACTGTATTAAAGTTTtggacaaaataaaaaatagagattAGGAAGAAGCGATATACAAAGTATATCTTAAGAATACAAGTATTAAAACATAAacaaaaagtatataaattataaaatgcTTATATTTGTAAGGTGAGCAAAAATTGGAAAGGCTAATCTATCGAAGGTAACCATACAATTTAGGGATGTCAATCTTCATCAATGGTCTAATATTAATGCAAAGAATGAGGACATAAGCCATAATGAATGTAGACATTGAGATAATGAATGTGGACACGATATAGACATTAACAATCGTAGCGGTTGAGAATGATTtcataaattaattaaattaagaGATTTTCTAACAAGTGTTCATTGGACATCCACTAATATGGATGAAAAACAACTTGCTTAACGAATGCATTAATTATTTCATATTTTGGAAAGCTATTTTATGGGATTCACATGCTAAATGACACGTCTAACATTTTTCCTAAAAATAAACCTAGTAAACCGAGGGCATATAATTTGTTTaattaagaaaattagaatATCATGTATGATTTGCTTGTTTTGCCatttttattgaatttattatttatattttgaaattttatttttctacaagtCTTTAAAATTTATTACTCTATgccttcttttaaaataaattgtACTTTTCCTTTCAATTTGTCATTTTATGAGGATAAAGAGTTCTACGTTTGTAATggtcttttgttttttggttttgtAAGGCTTAATGCTCTTGTTTTATTTCGGTTTAGAATTTGGAAACCTACCATCTGTTTGTAGTAAAAAGAAATTTAGGAAGTATAAAAATAAGTCACTTTAGGAACTTTGACAATCTACTacatattttaaacaaaaaaaagagaaaaatataagtcACTGTAGGAACTTAAACAGTATACCGCATCttttagaccaaaaaaaaaaagaaaaatagtagCACAAAGTTAAccacacattttttttaaatgtaagtAAAAGATTTCGAATTCAAGATCTCTTATTTACACTCCGTCTCTCCGAGCCATCCAACCCATCCCTCTCCTCTAAGTTAGCCACACTTTTGTTCTTAGTTTTATGAAAATGCTTTACGAGAAAAATTATTAGATTTCTGAACTCATATTGAAAAAAGAgataaataaaccaaaaaaaaaaaaaaagaagggatgaAGTTGAAGTTCAAATAGTCATAGAACTTTCACCCCACCTTTGTTGGTTTATTTGAAATGATCAAGTTTTCTCTCTAAGTTCTTCACCCTTCTAATTTCTTTTATCATAgtaattaaagaagaaaaattaactCGTCTCTTGGGTTTGACCCCTAGAATACTCCAGACGATTCTATTACTACGATCGACCCTATATACTTGTAGGAAAGTGTGATTAGAATATCAAAAGGTAAGGAATAGGGATGATGAAAGAGTGCAATTGAGTGAGGGGGAAAATAAACTTAATTGGCACCATCTTTTTCCACCACAAAAAGTTAGTTTTGGTATTGAAAAAGTCCTATGAAATCCTGATAAATAGTATGGGCTTTATAGACATTTTGATATAAAAGGTGTGGATTTAGACTAGAGGGTGTGGCTTTAGCTACACCCTTAAAATTATAGacttgtttgaaaaataataccAAACTTTAAGACAACATTTAAAAAACACGAAATATTTGAGgtacattaataatttttaataacttacgggtcaaaacataatattgaaaatgCTTTGACCCCACATCACACTTTCCCATTTCTTCCTCTACTCCTGACGCATTCCACAGAGCACAACTACTAGattttcatcttcctcttccgcCAAACACATTCCATTCTGCagttcctttcttcttcttcttcttcgtttttaaatgttattttcattcttattttattagttgtttattCTCAAACTCATGAAATATCAAGTTTTTATCTGTTTTCTTCATACTTTTTCTTCTCCACTcccttttttgcattttttggtctatttttcttttgaatacaAGATCTAAGATtagattttgtttaaaaaagaaAGGTTAAAGTATTGATTTGATggttgaattgaaatgaaagagTGAAAATGGAATTGCAAAGAAGAGGAGAGCTCACAAGGATTTGGAGTTAGAGgtaaggaagaaaaaaagattcaacaaaaaggaaaaataagaaaacttgATTTTTACCGGTTCTTTCAATTTCTGGTCAAACCCGATTTTTTATCTGATTTGATCGAGTTTCTACCAACCCGAGTTTTTAAGATAACTGGGACCGAGCACTTCATCGATTTCCGATTCGATCGGTTGGACAAGCAGTTCCGTCCAAGTTTAAAAACTTGGCTTTCAAGAGAATTGCCAACCGACATGCCAAAATGCACAAGGCCTTTATGATCATGGGCAAATGCTTACCCTAGCGTTATTGCTTAAAGAAGAATATGCTGGCAATCATCTCCAGTTGATTATGCTACGGCCTTTGCATCACACAGTCGAAACAATTTATActtaagggaaaaaaagatCTATGCATTCCGATATTTATTTCCCGAAGCAGTTAATTTTCACAGCGAAACCATTGGAAAAACCACAAGTTAATTTTCACGATTAAACCCCTGGATCAAGTTAACAACCAACAGTAGTGTTGGCGTTTCTCGTTCCCCTTTATATTGCTCTCCTAAAATGCTCATGGCTATATGGACCTCTAgagggaaataaaacatttacatctACCATGctgaaaatctgaaaaaatcaccataaaagtGGTTGCCCATACACTCTGCGCTGCGCGGTCTACCACAATCGGGTTTAGAGAGTGGACTTGGACGAAGTCTGGGTTTCCTGCCGGTCAAGCTGTCTTCTTGGTGCTGTCTCCTCCCAGTTTCTACGAACCTTGGGCAGACGTTTATAAGGTGTTAACGAACTTTTCTTTGGTCTCTCATTCTTGCGGAGTGGATGAGTATAATTTTTCTCTTAGTAGAAAAAAATTCAGATGTATTCAACTCTAGTTATCATTACGTGTTAAATTATACCTTCAATTTTTTCAGATCAGTCATCCATGCAATCTTTGCATCGATTATCGAATTTCGACAAACGACTTTTATGAAAAGGGCTCGTCCTGGTCAACTCACTGTTGACGAATGGATGAGCATAATGGCAGTGCCATTGGGGCTAGAGATCCCGCGTGTTGACTCCCTATTTACGTTGACCTAGAAAGTTACACAGAAAACGTAGACTCCATGGCTGCCTTGACCAAGCAGGTTCTCCCGGCAAAGGTTAGTAGGTTACACAGAAACTGTTGACTTCATGTCTTCCTTGATCAGGCAGGTTCCAGGCATAATGTTAAAGTATGACAGTACGATACCGTTTAATTAGTTCACAGGTGCTCCAATTCCATTTAAAAATCTGTTCTAATATTTGGAGTTTGGAGTTTGATCTTTAGTTTCATCTACTATAAGTGTGTTATAGGTATTCTGTGGAAGCGAATCAAAATTTGTCATGTAAGTAATTTGTACATTTTGTCGTTCTTGTACTTATTCTTCAACCCATTATTGATTTTTTGTACTCTCGACCTTAAATTTTTTGACACAAAATATTTTGCCCTTCAAAAAAATTACCTATTGACTCTTGTGTCATCCTGAGATCTTAGACCAGACAAGCTGACAGAAAATTGCTCTATTTTTCCACGCTGCGGGCGCTTTCATGATGTCCCCTTACCATAGACCAGGGGCGGAGGGAAGGGGGGGCCAGGGGGGCAACCGCCCCCCTCCAATTGttatacaaaaatttttaagtaaaaaaaatatttcttatATTGTTTTGTCCcccaaaatattgataaaaattttcactttgccCCCTCCTAAGGACCCaaataataatatttgaaaGTTATTTGGATTTTATCTAAATAACAGAGACTCGCCTCCCTAATTGCAATTCCTAACTCCGCCACTGCCATGGACACGCATTGATTGACAATAGTCTTCGTGACGATCTCGTACCCAACGAACTAGTCATCATATCAAATTTGGAATACATCTTCAACCACGATTGCTTAGTGGTCACAAAAagtgttcaaactaatttatttattttaaaaagatTGAAATTGGATTTAACTTTGAGTCGTTTATTTATCAtgtcaaatttaattaaaaattttatcaaGCTGACCTTGAATGAACCGTGACTAACTCAAATTTTTTACataaaaattttggaattatgcTAATTGCGTCAAAATTGAGCTTAGTTTGAAAGTTTCAATGCACACAAAATATTCCTGTTTGGCTTAATCAGTTGCCGTAATAAGTGCGAACGAAGTCTTGGCTAACGAGTTCAATTCAAGTATAAATTTGATTAACTCTTTTTTCATCCCTAATCCAAGTTTAATAAGTAAATTGTAACCAAATTAATGATGACCCCGGTAGAAAATCCAAGAGTACTACAACTACTCTCTtcatcccactttgatagttctgttttccctttttatctgtcccaaattatagtccacttttcaattgaaaaatgtcGTCAccttttaatttctctaaaatacccttattcaaagCAGGTTGttatatattagtataaattatcttatttaatatagattgttAACCTACTCCATTTAATACATTTAGATTTTCCGAAACatattgatatatgaaaagcCAGCTTTGTTATTCTTTCAAGCCAAGATgtgaaataatataaaatgagaATTGATTATTTCTTGATCATCAATTTAAGTTCTcataaaccatcaattcaagtttccatgaataattaatataaagttgtactctatttaatgtaaGGGTATTGTAGAAAAATAGCAACCTAAATTTATtattccaacaaaattaactactttttcttaaactgtgtgaaaaaataactaggactatcaaaatgggacagAGGGAGTAATAAATAAAATTGCGTAACTGCAGTTAATTTGATCCCTGCCAGATGATAAATTAGAAGCTGTATTCAATCGGAATTTCGTGAAAAGTAGCTTAGTTGCACGCGTAATAGGAACAAATCCCAAAACCCAAGTCAGCCAAAGTGGACAAATacatttttcttgaaataagttaTAAACCACATTATTGTGTTTCTCACGCACTAACAATTTTCTTGAAAGCACTTCACCGACTAGAAGCCATGGCACTATATAAATCAAGGTTGGGAGGCCTTTGATGCCTCATAACCA containing:
- the LOC113729611 gene encoding probable serine/threonine-protein kinase PBL10 isoform X1; the encoded protein is MTEMAEAGKSDLLELTNEQLNHYTAGFSEENFLGQTMFGMLFRGKIINVPEVGQTKEVIVKIWKNQKSLYIDGIDKCSRLKDEVRVLQQPRMRSHPNLVNLIGYSDQEEPLGVVYDLNPRDILQNLLVQDDFGWLQRIKVALGFARLLEFLTDNGAEYLVRKIDATQVMIDQDYNPLLFEFVPLSDGVVSDMSSLWKRRLRGAVLRQSSNAGSETCLDCDVYGYGVILVSLIAKRVADKERPGETSVDLWAREAYMPKKSFLTRKPQGSLVNATFENDPNFDKRDGPKITDLAMRCIQWDKPPNMKEVVQRLEGLHVAKDHSEALAFNS
- the LOC113729611 gene encoding probable serine/threonine-protein kinase PBL10 isoform X2, whose amino-acid sequence is MTEMAEAGKSDLLELTNEQLNHYTAGFSEENFLGQTMFGMLFRGKIINVPEVGQTKEVIVKIWKNQKSLYIDGIDKCSRLKDEVRVLQQPRMRSHPNLVNLIGYSDQEEPLGVVYDLNPRDILQNLLVQDDFGWLQRIKVALGFARLLEFLTDNGAEYLVRKIDATQVMIDQDYNPLLFEFVPLSDGVVSDMSSLWKRRLRGAVLRQSSNAETCLDCDVYGYGVILVSLIAKRVADKERPGETSVDLWAREAYMPKKSFLTRKPQGSLVNATFENDPNFDKRDGPKITDLAMRCIQWDKPPNMKEVVQRLEGLHVAKDHSEALAFNS